The Niastella koreensis GR20-10 genome includes a window with the following:
- a CDS encoding TonB-dependent receptor — MRKLLYAMQAVAMLLLLNNMATAQGILKGKITSESGEPLGNASIVVGGNKGGTATDSTGTYRLSLPSGTYKVVITSVGFNPYSMTVKIDNTTVTRDVALQFAIADLSEVVVAVGSRASQRTFTTTPLPVDNINASELQSAGQLSFDKALQLRVPSFNTVNTPVNDATSLLDPYEIRNMGPSRTLILVNGKRKNPSALVYIQTSPGRGETGADLSAIPTEAIKRVEILRDGASAQYGSDAIAGVMNVILKDRFDYTNFKIASGVTHKGDGFSILTSLNGGANIGSKGFINYTINFQRENKTNRSGTVDAEGDNNDLSDGTAASLVEVKKYLARFPDAKNISGTPTSTAAKFLINAGIPVSENTDFYANAAYVYKKVQSFANYRTPYWKQDYGLLHAAGTEYLGYGPTFEGDLNDYNATVGFKTIKSGWTHDISFTTGGNKQLYTVENTVNHSLGAKSPIRFKPGGFAFNHVVGNIDISKEVTDKLNVAFGSEFRSENFQIFAGDTASYTGEGANSFPGVNEINAIKVNRFNIGGYFDLSYDITKALLVNGTVRQEYYSDFGSAFVWKISGRAKVAGDKLTIRSSVSTGFRAPSLHQINLQIAQQSFVPGQGIQTKGIVSNKSPQAHLLGVPALKPEKSVNFTAGFGFNPTKNLSVTVDYYHIDIKDRIILSSNITNTAAGNTELDDVLRNNGIVGVSFFTNGIHTKTEGIDVVANYKNIPVGNVGKLTINLAGNYTLANELTGNVTNPKLISDAGQSTIDDIQIALLTTSRPKYKAVLGGDLVLGKWDFLLNNTLFGPTTFHNDGLDKNLKLEFQTKVLTDLNIGYQFSSRVNASIAVNNIFNITPEWKLKALNSNGDAILSDPAKVKQNVNAITFNGRYSMVTYDGSHFSQLGTTFLATLNFKL; from the coding sequence ATGAGAAAATTACTATATGCCATGCAGGCGGTAGCTATGCTACTTCTGCTGAACAATATGGCCACCGCGCAGGGAATTTTAAAAGGTAAGATAACGAGCGAAAGTGGAGAGCCGCTGGGCAATGCATCCATTGTTGTTGGCGGTAATAAAGGCGGTACGGCAACCGATTCAACGGGAACTTACCGCCTTTCTTTACCTTCAGGCACTTACAAAGTGGTTATCACCAGTGTAGGGTTTAACCCATATTCTATGACGGTTAAGATCGACAATACCACTGTTACCCGCGATGTAGCACTGCAATTTGCCATCGCCGACCTCAGCGAAGTAGTGGTAGCTGTAGGCAGCCGCGCTTCGCAACGAACCTTCACCACCACACCATTGCCGGTTGATAATATCAATGCCTCTGAGCTGCAAAGTGCCGGGCAATTGTCGTTTGATAAAGCCCTGCAATTACGCGTACCTTCTTTCAATACAGTAAACACGCCGGTGAATGATGCTACCTCATTGCTCGATCCATATGAGATCAGGAACATGGGCCCCAGCAGAACGTTGATCCTGGTGAATGGCAAGCGTAAGAACCCCAGCGCCCTGGTTTATATTCAAACTTCGCCCGGCCGTGGGGAAACCGGCGCCGATTTGTCGGCCATTCCTACCGAAGCCATCAAACGGGTAGAGATCCTGCGCGATGGCGCTTCTGCCCAATATGGTTCCGATGCCATAGCCGGGGTAATGAACGTGATTTTGAAAGACCGCTTCGATTATACCAATTTCAAAATAGCCAGCGGCGTCACCCACAAAGGCGATGGATTTTCTATTTTAACCAGTTTGAATGGCGGCGCCAATATTGGCAGCAAAGGATTTATCAATTACACCATCAATTTTCAACGGGAGAACAAAACCAACCGGTCGGGCACGGTAGATGCCGAAGGCGACAATAACGACCTCAGCGACGGTACTGCCGCCAGTTTGGTAGAGGTAAAAAAATACCTGGCGCGTTTCCCCGATGCAAAAAATATCAGCGGTACACCTACCAGCACGGCTGCCAAATTCCTGATAAATGCAGGTATTCCTGTAAGTGAAAACACCGACTTCTATGCCAATGCGGCGTATGTATACAAGAAGGTGCAAAGCTTTGCCAACTATCGTACGCCGTACTGGAAGCAGGATTATGGCCTGCTGCATGCAGCCGGTACCGAATACCTGGGTTATGGCCCCACCTTTGAAGGCGACTTAAACGACTATAACGCTACGGTTGGTTTTAAAACAATTAAAAGCGGCTGGACGCACGACATTAGCTTTACTACCGGCGGCAATAAACAATTATATACCGTAGAAAACACCGTGAACCATTCGCTTGGGGCAAAAAGCCCTATCCGGTTCAAACCCGGTGGTTTTGCGTTTAACCATGTAGTGGGAAATATCGATATCAGCAAAGAAGTAACGGATAAACTGAACGTGGCGTTTGGCAGTGAGTTCCGCAGCGAGAACTTCCAGATCTTTGCGGGCGATACCGCCTCCTATACCGGCGAGGGCGCCAACTCATTCCCCGGCGTAAATGAAATAAACGCCATCAAGGTGAATCGTTTCAATATCGGTGGTTACTTCGATCTGAGTTATGATATCACCAAAGCATTACTGGTAAATGGCACCGTGCGGCAGGAATATTATAGTGATTTTGGGAGCGCCTTTGTTTGGAAGATCAGCGGCCGGGCCAAAGTGGCCGGTGATAAACTCACCATTCGTTCTTCTGTTTCAACCGGTTTCAGGGCGCCCAGTTTACACCAGATCAACCTGCAGATAGCCCAGCAAAGTTTTGTACCCGGACAGGGCATTCAAACCAAGGGTATTGTAAGTAATAAAAGTCCACAGGCGCATTTGTTAGGCGTACCTGCTTTAAAACCGGAGAAGTCAGTAAACTTTACTGCAGGCTTTGGCTTTAACCCAACAAAGAACCTGAGTGTTACGGTAGATTATTATCACATTGATATAAAAGACCGCATTATCCTCAGTTCCAACATCACCAATACGGCTGCGGGCAATACCGAACTGGACGACGTGTTGCGGAACAATGGCATTGTAGGCGTAAGCTTCTTTACCAATGGCATCCATACCAAAACCGAAGGCATTGATGTGGTGGCCAACTATAAAAATATCCCGGTAGGTAATGTAGGCAAGCTCACCATTAACCTGGCAGGTAACTATACCCTGGCTAATGAGTTAACGGGTAATGTTACCAATCCCAAGTTGATCAGCGATGCCGGACAAAGTACTATCGATGATATTCAGATAGCCCTGTTAACAACAAGCCGGCCCAAATACAAAGCGGTATTGGGTGGCGATCTGGTACTTGGTAAATGGGATTTCCTGTTGAACAATACACTGTTTGGTCCCACCACCTTCCACAACGATGGGCTGGATAAAAACCTGAAACTGGAGTTTCAAACCAAGGTGTTGACCGACCTGAATATCGGTTACCAGTTCAGCAGCCGGGTAAATGCATCAATAGCAGTTAATAATATATTCAATATAACACCGGAATGGAAATTAAAGGCATTGAACAGCAATGGCGACGCTATTTTAAGCGATCCTGCCAAGGTGAAGCAGAATGTCAATGCCATTACATTCAACGGAAGATATAGCATGGTAACTTATGATGGATCGCATTTCAGCCAGCTGGGAACAACGTTTTTGGCCACGCTGAATTTTAAGTTGTAG